In Streptomyces sp. NBC_00091, the following proteins share a genomic window:
- a CDS encoding transcriptional repressor codes for MATAPGEMNTAPVRGRSTRQRAAVAAALDEVDEFRSAQELHDMLKHRGDSVGLTTVYRTLQSLADAGEVDVLRTSDGESVYRRCSTGEHHHHLVCRKCGKAVEVEGPAVEKWAESIAAEHGYVNVAHTVEIFGTCADCAAAG; via the coding sequence GTGGCGACTGCGCCTGGCGAGATGAATACCGCGCCAGTACGAGGACGGTCCACCCGGCAGCGGGCCGCCGTGGCGGCGGCGCTGGACGAGGTGGACGAGTTCCGCAGCGCCCAGGAGCTGCACGACATGCTCAAGCACCGCGGTGACTCCGTGGGCCTGACCACTGTGTACCGCACCCTCCAGTCGCTCGCGGACGCCGGCGAGGTCGACGTGCTGCGCACCAGCGACGGCGAGTCCGTGTACCGGCGGTGCTCCACCGGCGAGCACCACCACCACCTGGTCTGCCGCAAGTGCGGCAAGGCGGTCGAGGTGGAGGGCCCGGCGGTGGAGAAGTGGGCGGAGTCCATCGCGGCCGAGCACGGCTACGTGAACGTGGCCCACACGGTGGAGATCTTCGGCACCTGCGCGGACTGCGCGGCCGCCGGCTAG
- a CDS encoding metal ABC transporter permease: MDLLNYAFMQRALIAAALVGITAPAIGTYLVQRRQAVMGDGIGHVAMTGVALGFLLNASPVWMATLVAVIGAVGMELIRSRGKTSGDIALAMLFYGGLAGGVMIINLAPGGSTANLSSYLFGSITTVSAEDITAVVILAAFVVAVTIGLRRQLFAISQDEEFARVTGLPVRTLNLLMAVTAAVTVTVAMRIVGLLLVSAMMVIPVAAAQRVARGFAATLSLAMAIGVVVSLTGTATTYYLDAPSGATIVLLAIAVFMATTALSTPLARRRAKAARAAEAVCTRDGVKV, from the coding sequence ATGGACCTCCTGAACTACGCCTTCATGCAGCGGGCCCTGATCGCCGCCGCGCTGGTGGGCATCACCGCACCCGCGATCGGCACCTACCTCGTCCAGCGCCGCCAGGCGGTCATGGGCGACGGCATCGGGCACGTGGCCATGACCGGTGTCGCCCTCGGCTTCCTGCTCAACGCGAGCCCGGTGTGGATGGCCACCCTGGTCGCGGTCATCGGCGCGGTCGGCATGGAGCTGATCCGCTCCCGCGGCAAGACCAGCGGGGACATCGCCCTCGCCATGCTCTTCTACGGCGGCCTGGCCGGCGGCGTCATGATCATCAACCTGGCGCCCGGCGGCTCCACCGCCAACCTGAGCAGCTACCTCTTCGGCTCCATCACCACCGTCTCGGCCGAGGACATCACGGCCGTGGTGATCCTCGCCGCCTTCGTCGTCGCCGTCACCATCGGCCTGCGCCGCCAGCTGTTCGCGATCAGCCAGGACGAGGAGTTCGCCCGGGTCACCGGCCTGCCGGTGCGCACGCTGAACCTGCTGATGGCCGTCACCGCGGCCGTCACCGTCACCGTGGCCATGCGCATCGTGGGCCTGCTGCTGGTCAGCGCCATGATGGTGATCCCCGTCGCGGCCGCCCAGCGGGTCGCCCGCGGGTTCGCCGCGACCCTGTCGCTGGCCATGGCCATCGGCGTGGTGGTCTCGCTGACCGGCACGGCCACCACGTACTACCTCGACGCGCCGTCCGGCGCCACGATCGTGCTGCTCGCGATCGCGGTCTTCATGGCGACGACGGCCCTGTCCACCCCGCTGGCCCGGCGCCGGGCGAAGGCCGCCCGGGCCGCCGAAGCCGTGTGCACCCGGGACGGCGTGAAGGTCTAG
- a CDS encoding metal ABC transporter ATP-binding protein — translation MQSTPQQAEDQPVISLRGATASLGSRPVLRGIDLTVRRGEVVALLGANGSGKSTAVRAVVGQVPLTDGSLSLFGTDFKRFRQWSRIGYVPQRTTAASGVPATVREVVSSGRLARTRFGILRKADKAAVERALALVDMEDHADASVNALSGGQHQRVLIARALAVEPELLIMDEPMAGVDLGNQEVLAKAVRRQVEAGTTVLLVLHELGPLEPLIDRAVVLRDGCVTHDGPPPEAVGQHALPGHDHVHPHAAHDAEPLRTGLLS, via the coding sequence ATGCAGTCCACGCCACAACAGGCCGAGGACCAGCCCGTCATATCCCTGCGCGGGGCCACGGCCTCGCTCGGCTCTCGCCCCGTGCTGCGCGGGATCGACCTCACCGTCCGTCGCGGTGAGGTCGTCGCGCTGCTCGGCGCCAACGGCTCCGGCAAGTCCACGGCCGTCCGCGCCGTGGTCGGCCAGGTCCCGCTCACCGACGGCTCCCTCTCCCTCTTCGGCACCGACTTCAAGCGCTTCCGCCAGTGGTCGCGGATCGGCTACGTCCCCCAGCGCACCACCGCCGCCAGCGGCGTCCCGGCCACCGTCCGCGAGGTCGTCTCCTCCGGCCGGCTGGCCCGCACCCGCTTCGGGATCCTGCGCAAGGCCGACAAGGCCGCCGTCGAACGCGCCCTGGCCCTGGTCGACATGGAGGACCACGCCGACGCCTCCGTCAACGCCCTCTCCGGCGGCCAGCACCAGCGCGTGCTCATAGCCCGGGCGCTCGCCGTCGAACCCGAACTGCTGATCATGGACGAGCCGATGGCGGGCGTGGACCTGGGCAACCAGGAGGTCCTCGCGAAGGCCGTACGCCGCCAGGTGGAGGCCGGGACCACCGTCCTGCTCGTCCTGCACGAGCTGGGCCCGCTGGAGCCGCTGATCGACCGGGCCGTCGTCCTGCGCGACGGCTGCGTCACGCACGACGGCCCGCCCCCCGAGGCCGTGGGCCAGCACGCCCTGCCCGGCCACGACCACGTACACCCCCACGCGGCGCACGACGCCGAGCCCCTGCGGACGGGACTGCTGAGCTGA
- a CDS encoding metal ABC transporter substrate-binding protein produces the protein MNVRRLIPTAALTAAVALGATALTACSGAVGATGGKDGKDGKLAVTASFYPLQFLAEQIGKDHVTVDTLTKPGVEPHDLEITPKQTAQLSESDIVLYLKTLQPAVDKAIAQSGVKNVVDAAGLTKLEAHAPAHGEEGHEHTEGDEHAKDEHAEEGHGHGEAGQDPHVWLDPTKYAEIAKGFGAALEKADPDHAADYKKNTDELVTKLNALDTEFKDGLKNTASKTFITTHSAFGYLAERYGLDQEGISGVDPEAEPSPARMKELQAVAKEENVTTVFFETLASDKTATSLARDTGLKTDVLDPLEGITDKSQGADYFEVMRSNLKNLQKALGAK, from the coding sequence ATGAACGTACGACGCCTCATACCCACCGCCGCCCTCACCGCCGCCGTCGCCCTCGGCGCCACGGCCCTCACCGCCTGCTCCGGCGCCGTCGGCGCCACGGGCGGAAAGGACGGCAAGGACGGCAAGCTCGCCGTGACGGCGTCGTTCTACCCGCTGCAGTTCCTCGCCGAGCAGATAGGCAAGGACCACGTCACGGTCGACACCCTCACCAAGCCGGGCGTCGAACCGCACGACCTGGAGATCACCCCCAAGCAGACCGCGCAGCTCTCCGAGTCGGACATCGTCCTCTACCTGAAGACCCTCCAGCCCGCCGTGGACAAGGCGATCGCCCAGTCCGGCGTCAAGAACGTCGTCGACGCCGCCGGCCTCACCAAGCTGGAGGCGCACGCGCCCGCCCACGGCGAGGAGGGCCACGAGCACACCGAGGGCGACGAGCACGCGAAGGACGAGCACGCCGAGGAAGGCCACGGCCACGGCGAGGCCGGCCAGGACCCGCACGTCTGGCTCGACCCCACCAAGTACGCCGAGATCGCCAAGGGCTTCGGCGCCGCCCTGGAGAAGGCCGACCCCGACCACGCGGCGGACTACAAGAAGAACACCGACGAGCTCGTCACCAAGCTGAACGCGCTGGACACCGAGTTCAAGGACGGCCTGAAGAACACGGCCTCCAAGACCTTCATCACCACCCACTCCGCCTTCGGCTACCTCGCGGAGCGCTACGGCCTCGACCAGGAGGGCATCTCCGGCGTCGACCCCGAGGCCGAGCCCAGCCCGGCCCGGATGAAGGAACTCCAGGCCGTCGCGAAGGAGGAGAATGTCACCACCGTCTTCTTCGAGACGCTGGCCAGCGACAAGACGGCCACGAGCCTCGCCCGGGACACGGGCCTGAAGACCGACGTGCTCGACCCCCTCGAAGGAATCACGGACAAGTCGCAGGGCGCTGACTACTTCGAGGTCATGCGGTCCAACCTGAAGAACCTCCAGAAGGCACTCGGAGCCAAGTGA
- a CDS encoding glycine--tRNA ligase, with product MAADKIETIVSLSKRRGFVFPCSDIYGGSRAAWDYGPLGVELKENIKRQWWKAMVTGREDIVGLDSSVILAPEVWVASGHVATFSDPLTECTSCHKRHRADHLEEAYEAKHGRVPANGLADINCPNCGVKGQFTEPKQFSGMLETHLGPTQDTGSKAYLRPETAQGIFTNFAMVQTTSRKKPPFGIAQMGKSFRNEITPGNFIFRTREFEQMEMEFFVKPGEDEQWQEYWMAERWNWYRDLGIREENIRWYDHPKEKLSHYSKRTADIEYRFNFGGSEFSELEGIANRTDYDLKAHSAASGQDLTYFDQEAGERYTPFVIEPAAGVNRAMLAFMLDAYVEDEAPNAKGVMEKRTVMRFDPRLAPIKVAVLPLSRNPQLSPKAKGLAADLRKNWNIEFDDAGAIGRRYRRQDEIGTPFCVTVDFDTLDDNAVTVRERDTMKQERVSLDQIQSYLGSRLLGC from the coding sequence GTGGCCGCCGACAAGATCGAAACCATCGTCAGCCTGAGCAAGCGCCGTGGCTTCGTTTTCCCGTGCAGTGACATCTACGGCGGCTCCAGGGCTGCCTGGGACTACGGCCCGCTCGGTGTCGAGCTCAAGGAGAACATCAAGCGCCAGTGGTGGAAGGCCATGGTCACCGGGCGTGAGGACATCGTCGGCCTCGACTCCTCCGTGATCCTGGCCCCGGAGGTCTGGGTGGCCTCCGGCCACGTCGCGACCTTCTCCGACCCGCTGACCGAGTGCACCTCCTGTCACAAGCGTCACCGCGCGGACCACCTGGAAGAGGCCTACGAGGCCAAGCACGGCCGCGTGCCCGCCAACGGTCTCGCCGACATCAACTGCCCCAACTGCGGTGTGAAGGGCCAGTTCACCGAGCCGAAGCAGTTCTCCGGCATGCTGGAGACCCACCTCGGCCCGACCCAGGACACCGGCTCGAAGGCGTACCTGCGCCCCGAGACCGCCCAGGGCATCTTCACCAACTTCGCCATGGTGCAGACCACTTCGCGCAAGAAGCCCCCCTTCGGCATCGCGCAGATGGGCAAGTCCTTCCGCAACGAGATCACGCCCGGCAACTTCATCTTCCGCACCCGCGAGTTCGAGCAGATGGAGATGGAGTTCTTCGTCAAGCCGGGCGAGGACGAGCAGTGGCAGGAGTACTGGATGGCCGAGCGCTGGAACTGGTACCGCGACCTCGGCATCCGCGAGGAGAACATCCGCTGGTACGACCACCCGAAGGAGAAGCTGTCCCACTACTCGAAGCGCACCGCCGACATCGAGTACCGCTTCAACTTCGGTGGCAGTGAGTTCTCCGAGCTCGAAGGCATCGCCAACCGCACCGACTACGACCTGAAGGCGCACTCCGCCGCCTCCGGCCAGGACCTGACGTACTTCGACCAGGAGGCCGGCGAGCGCTACACCCCGTTCGTCATCGAGCCGGCGGCCGGTGTCAACCGCGCCATGCTCGCCTTCATGCTCGACGCGTACGTCGAGGACGAGGCCCCCAACGCCAAGGGCGTCATGGAGAAGCGCACCGTCATGCGCTTCGACCCGCGCCTGGCGCCGATCAAGGTCGCCGTCCTGCCGCTGTCCCGCAACCCGCAGCTGTCGCCGAAGGCCAAGGGCCTCGCCGCCGACCTGCGCAAGAACTGGAACATCGAGTTCGACGACGCGGGCGCCATCGGCCGCCGCTACCGCCGCCAGGACGAGATCGGTACGCCGTTCTGCGTGACCGTCGACTTCGACACCCTGGACGACAACGCGGTGACCGTGCGCGAGCGCGACACCATGAAGCAGGAGCGCGTCTCCCTGGACCAGATCCAGAGCTACCTCGGCAGCCGTCTGCTCGGCTGCTAG